The genomic stretch AGCTCCGGCCGCAGCCGCCCCTGCGCTGCGGCCAAACGGGTGAGGATGGCGTCCACCAGCACAGGCAGGTCCTCGCGGCGCTCGCGCAGCGGCGGCACCCGCAGTTCGATGACGTTGATGCGGTAGTACAGGTCGTGGCGGAACCTGCCCTCCTCCACCAGCGCGGCCAGGTTCTTGTGGGTGGCGGACAGGATCCGCACGTCCACCGGCACCTCGGTATTGGCGCCCACCGGCCGCACCGACTTCTCCTGGATCGCACGCAGCAGCTTGACCTGCATGGACATCGGCAGCTCGGCGATCTCGTCCAGGAACAGCGTGCCGCCCTCGGCCGCCTGGAACAGGCCGGTCTTGTCGGCATGGGCCCCGGTGAAACTGCCCTTGCGATGGCCGAAGAACTCGCTTTCCATCAGCTCGGTCGGGATCGCGCCGCAGTTGACCGGCACGAACGGCCCGGCCGCGCGCATCCCCTCGTCATGGATGGTGCGCGCCACCAGCTCCTTGCCCACGCCGGACTCGCCCGCGATGTAGACCGGCGCCTGGCTGCGGGCCACCTTGCCCAGAGTGGCGCGCAGCTCGGCCATCGCCGCGGACTGTCCCAGCAGCCGCGAGGCCACCGCACCGGTCACCGGCGCCCTTTTGGGCGCTTCCTCGCCAGCGGCAAGAGCCGCTGGCACCAGCTTCAGCGCGTGCTGGACCAGCCCGCGCAGCACCGCCAGGTCAACCGGCTTGCTGACGAAGTCGAAGGCACCGGCCTTCAGGGCGCCCACCGCCGCCTCCTGGTTGCCGAACGCGGTGATCATCGCCACCGGCGTCTGCGCATAGAGCTGCGAGATTTCCTGCACCAGCTCGATGCCGGAACCGTCGGCCAGGCGCATGTCGGTCAGGCACAGCGCGTACTGGTTGCGCTTGAGCAGCGCGCGCGCGTCGTGGAGGGACGAGGCCGTGTCGCATTTCAGCCCCATCCGCCCCAGGGTCAGCACCAGCAGTTCGCGGATGTCGCGCTCGTCATCGACCACCAGGGCACAGATCGGGGCGTTGGCTTGGGGGCTGCGGGGGGGAATACTCATATTGCCGGAACCATAACCGGTTGCCACGCCGGGTCCAAGTGCGACAAGGCATGGCACATGCGGGCATTCCGGCCCGCGATGGCGGCGGTGGGCACCCGCCCTGTCCTTGCGCCGTTCCCACATGCGCGGGGCAGCCGGTCGGCACACTATATTGAGGGACGTGGCTCAGGCATGGCGGCACACAACGCCCCGAACCACGCAACCCAGATCACGCATCGGAAGTTGACCCTTGACGTCACTTGATGACGCAATCTGTCATACACTCCGGCCGGCGCACGACCCCAACCGCGTGATACCGGTCACGGAACTGGCGCCCAAGCCGCGCTGTCCGCTTCTGGCATGAATCCTGCGTTATAACTTCCGCACGTGTCACCGCCCGTAGTCGGGACCGGTAACCGGCGGGCACCACGGCACGTGAACCACCCAACCAACCCTAGGGGATACACCATGAACAAGCAGCAAGGCTTCACCCTGATCGAACTGATGATCGTGGTCGCGATCATCGCCATCCTGGCCGCGATTGCGCTGCCGGCTTACAACAACTACCGCATCCGCTCGGCGGAGAATGCCTGCCTGGGCGAGGCCAAGGCGTTCATGAATGCCTACTTGGCAGCATCTGTTTCGGCGATGACCATTCCGACATTCAACGCTAAGGCTTGCGCCACGGGTAACGGCGCCACCGGCGCGTTCACTTCGGCGGCCCCCGGCATCAAGGATCCGACCTGCAGCCCGACCACTGCGACCTGCCGCCTGCCCTGATACGCGCGCATTGCATTTCGCACCAAGAGCCCCTCGCAAGAGGGGCTTTTTTTTGTACCGGCATATCATCAACTGCCGCAGGGGCGCACAACTTTGCCGCGCACTCATGAGGGGATTTGGCCCGAGTCTTGCTTTGCATTCGGTATTAGGCATTTCGCCCGAGGCACCACCATGCGCAGCACCGCACGCGGCTTTACCCTGATTGAGCTGATGATCGTGGTGGCCATCATCGCGATCCTGGCTGCCATCGCCCTGCCGGCTTACAACAACTACCGTATCCGCTCGTCTGAAACGGCCTGTTTGGCGGAAGCGAAGAACTACGCCAGCTTCTCACTAGCTTCGATTTACAACGGCACGTCACCCCAAGGCCCAGACCTTGGCGCCTGCGCCTCGATCGATACCGCGACCGATGTCGATACCGATATCACCGCTACCCCACGCCCGCCCTACAATCGCACCGTCACCTGCGACATGAACAGCGGCACCTGCGTGCTCAACTGACGCTCGAGTGCGCCGGCCCGAAGGCAAAAGGCCCGCCGCCCACCATGCTTCCCGACAGAACCCTGCCAGCCACCAGATGAGTCGCCGGCACGCACCCGTGCGAGTATCTTGAGCCATCGCCGATGACCCGGTGCCTATCGCCACTTCATGCCACTGTCCATGCCCATGATCCCCGGCCACCGGCCCTTGTTGCCCCGCCTGTTTCTCAGCCTGATCGTCGCACTGCTCACAGCATTGCCCTTCCTGGCCGGCCTGCCGGGTGACTTCGTTCTCGACGACATCCCCAATATCGTCAACAACGATGACCTCCAGCTCAAGAGCTTTGATGTCGACCAACTGGCCACGATTGCCACCGCACCCCAGATTTCGGGCAGTCTGCGCGTCGTCCCCACGCTGACATTCGCACTCGACTATCTGCGCGCGGGCAGCTTCGACCCCGCGACCTTCAAGACCACAAACATCCTGATTCATGCCCTGACCGCCTGCGCATTGGCATGGTTCTTCCATGCGCTGCTGCTGGCCACCAGGGTTTCCGCGACACGCGCCCAGTGGGCCGCCCCCGCACTTGCTCTGGCATGGGCCCTCCATCCCTTGCAGGTCTCCTCCGTGCTGTACGTGGTCCAGCGCATGCAGACCATGGGCACGTTGTTCCTGGTGCTGGCGCTGCTGGCCTACCTGCAGGCAAGGCGTGCGCAGATCGCAGGCAATCCAGGGCGAACGGGCCTGCTGGTCTCAATGCTGCTGTGGGTTGTGGCCATGGGCTGCAAGGAAGACAGCATCCTGCTACCCGCGTACACATTGGCACTGGAACTGACCGTGCTTCGCTTTGGCGCTGCGGACACCGGCTTGGCCACCCGCTTGCGCCGCGGCTACCTGATCGCCACGCTGGCCGGTGCGGCAGCATACGCGCTGTGGTTGATCCCGAACCACTGGCATTGGGAAGCGTATCCGGCACGCGATTTTTCAACACCGGAACGCCTGCTGACCCAGGCCAGGGTGCTATGCCTGTACCTGTGGCAGATCTTGGTGCCCCTGCCTTCGCACATGCCGTTCTATTACGACTGGCTGCAACCCTCGCGTGGTTTCCTGCAACCTTGGACGACCCTGCCTGCCATCGCGGCATTGCTGGCCCTGCTAGTACTTGCATGGCGACTGCGTGCAAGCTGGCCCCTGTTTTCCTTCGGCATCCTGCTGTTTTTCAGTGCGCACGTCATCACCAGCAATGTCATAGGACTGGAACTGGCCTTCGAGCACCGCAACCACTTTGCCCTCATCGGCGCGGTATTGGCGGTGGGCAGTCTGCTGGCGCACGCAGGCGCGCGCCTTGGGCTGCGTCTTGGGGCGCAGTCCGGCCTCTGCGTCATCCTGCTGATCACGCTGGGAAGCGCCACGCTGGTTCGCGCCCACAGCTGGGCAGACAAATTGGCCTTTGCTCGCACCAGCACCGAGTTGGCGCCGCACTCCGCACGCGCATGGTTCGGCCTGTGCATGGATTACTTCAAGGCCGGCGGCGAAGCCGTCAAAGAAAATTCGAACTTGGACAAGGCGATCGAGGCATGCCGCAACGGGTCGACAGCCGCCCCCTATGCACTCAACAGCCCGGCAACCCTGCTTGTCCTGAAGACTCTTCGCGGCGACGTGACGCAGCACGACTGGGCCCTTTTTCAGAGCCGGATGAACGCTGTCCACATGGGCTGGGACAACCAGCGCGCGCCGATGATCCTTGCCTACTACGCACGCAAGGATGTGGCGCTGGATAAGCGGGAAATGCTCAAAGCATTTGCTACCCTGGCCCGAAGGGCGTCCATTACCCCATTCAACAGCGCATCGCTCGGCTACTTCATCATGAACGACCTGGAAGATCCGGACCAAGCGATGCCCTACTTCACCGTTGCTGTCAGCGCCGCCAATCCTGCAGATCCGTTTCCGCAGCAACTTGCCGACGAACTCAAGACCAAGCAGCGCCCAGATCTCGCCAGAAAGATCGAAAACATTGCCATAGGGCGATTCACAGGTGTCTCTGGCCAATCAGGCCCGAAATGATCTTCGCGGTTTCGTGAGCACTTTTTTTCGCGAAGACATCGAGGGCCTCCGGGCCATCGCCATCCTGCTGGTGGTCGCGGCACATGCGGGCGTGCCCTGGCTAGCCGGTGGCTTCATTGGCGTGGACGTGTTCTTCGTTCTGTCCGGCTTTCTGATCACCGGCAAGCTGGTGCAGGAAGCCACCGCCACGGGCCGCATCAGCCTACTCCCGTTCTATGTGCGCCGCTTGCGTCGGTTGCTGCCGGCGCTGCTGCTGATGCTGCTGGTGGTGGGGCTTGCCTCCACCTGGCTGCTTTCGCCCTTTGAACAATCAGAGCAGTTGTTCACTGCGCAGATGGCGGCCTTATGGCTGAGCAATTTCCACTTCGCGCTGGGCAACTTCGACTATTTCGCCGCCGGCAGCGAAACCAACCTGTACCTGCACACCTGGTCGTTGGGCGTGGAGGAGCAGTTCTATCTGGTCTGGCCCGCGCTGGTGTTGTGGCTGCTGGCACGCGATGGAGAACGCGGTGTCGCCAGGCTGCGGATCGGCATGGGGGTGGTGTTGCTGGCCAGCCTGCTGGCGTGCATCGCCCTGACCCGCACGGCGCCGTTGCTGGCCTTCTACATGATGCCGCTACGCGCCTGGCAGTTCGCCGCGGGCGCCCTGGTCTGGCTGGTGTTTGCGCGCACGACGCCTGCTTCGCCCCGGCTGACGCGCGCCGCACCCGGGCTTGGCCTGCTGGGGCTGGCGTTGATCGTTGCCTGCGGCCTGCTGCTGGATGCGCAACGTGCCTATCCCGGTGCATGGGCGCTGCTGCCGACCATGGGCGCCGTGTTGGTGGTGCTGGCAGGCTCACTGCCTGGAGGCCAGCGCGGCGCCGGCGCCTTGCTCTCGCTGCCGCCGCTGCAATGGCTGGGGCGCATCTCCTATTCCTGGTATCTGTGGCATTGGCCAGTGCTGTTGCTGGGCGTGGCCTACACCGGCAGCCAAGCGCCGGAATACCGGGCGCTGCTGGTGGCGGTTTCGCTTGCACTGGCCGCGGGGTCCCACGCGCTGGTGGAAGCACCGCTGCGCCGCTGGCGGCAGTGGCTGGCTTTCCCACGTACCGCCGTGCTCGTATCGCTGGCCAGCATGGCGGCGATGGTCGCATTGGCAACGCATTGGACACGGCAGGCCAGCGACGCATTGCAGACGCCGGCATTGCAACGCTATGCGGCCGCGCGCACGGATGCACCGGCCATCTACGCCATGGGTTGCGACGACTGGTACCGCAGCGCGACGGTGCGCACCTGCAGTTTCGGCAGCGAACAGGCCCCACGTACCGCGGTGCTGATGGGCGACAGCCATGTCGGCCAATGGTTTCCTGCAGTACACCGAGCGCTGGACAATGCCGGCTGGCGCTTGCTGGTGATCACCAAGTCGGCCTGCCCGATGGTGGATGCGCCGATCTTCTATGCCCGCATCGGCCGCGAGTACACCGAGTGCGCGCAGTGGCGCGACGCAGCGCTGCAAAAGATCCAGGCACTGAAGCCAGACCTGTTCATCTTCGGCAGCGCCCCAGCGGCGTTCACCCCACAGCAATGGACGGAAGGCACCGCCCGCGTGCTGGCGCGGCTCAGCCCGGCCGCTACGCGCATCGTCCTGCTGGCGGACACGCCCGCGCTGCCCTTCGATGGCCCCCAATGCCTGATGCAGCAGGCCTTGCGCCCTGCGTGGCTGGCCGACGCAAGGCGCTGCACCTCAGCGCCCGGAAATGCCGATGCCGACGCCATACGACGTTCGCTGCAAGCCACCGCATCGCGATTCGCCAACGTCGAGTTCGTGGACTTGCGGCCGCATGTCTGCCCGGACGGCCTCTGCCGCGCGGAGTTGGACGGACGGGTGACGTACCGGGACAACCAGCACCTGAGCGGGAGCTTTGCCGAATCGCTGGCGCCAGAAATGGCAAGAGCGCTGCGGGTGGCTGCTCAATGACAACCGATCATCCAGGCAGCGCCTGCAAGCATTGCTCCGGCCCAACAAGCCGGATCAATGGGCGCACCTTGCGCCAGTCACCCGCCCGCGGGGGCTTTCTGAAAAAGGCGGACGACAAGCGCTGGATCCAGATCTGCCCCACATGCGAGCGGGGGGATCTGTTTGACGGCCGAGGGGTCGCGCTGCCGTTCCGCGCTGCGGATGGGGTGATGCGCACGGTGATCGACACCGATTCGGCGGAGGTCCTGGCAATCGCGGACTTCCGTTTCACACGGCCGGCGCTGGATTGTGGCGTTGCCCTTGCGAACCTCGAGCAACCGGCCGACACGGTGCAAACCACCGGCAGCGTGGAGCACCTGGCTTGCCGCTATCTGCTGTCACCGTCTGCCGGGGCCGCAGCAACGCTCTCGGAAACCGTCTGCTATTGGGGCGGCGGCGGGCGCGTGCTGGGCAACCTGAAGAGACACCACGCAGGACGCCTGGGCGACGTGATGCAACGCTGGATGCAGGCCGCCCTGGCCGCAGCCAGCGACGAGGAAGCCATTGCACAGGCGTCTCCCCGGCGTCCCGCGGGACTGCCACACGGCCTGGGAATCTCGTTTGGCAGCAAGCACCTGCGAATGCTGGATCCCCACCGGTTCGCCGTGCTGGACTCCGTGCTCAGCGAAGGGCTGGGCTATGCGCTCAATCCGAAGGGCTATGCTCTGTTCATGCGTCACCTTCGCGACTTCCACCAGCAGCTTTCAGCCTCCGGATGGGGCCACTCCCTGGCGCGGACGGAAAGCGGATTGTTCGTGCTGGTGAGGCAGAATGTACGCTTGGAGTCCGATCAACCGGTCACCCCGAGCGAAGCATGAAAAAAGCCCTCATCACCGGCATCACCGGCCAGAACGGCGCAAATCTGGCGGAGTTCCTGCTGGCCAAGGGCTACCAAGTCCATGGCATCAAGCGACGCTCGTCGTCCCTCCGTATCAAGCGGATCGGCAACCCTCCCCAACTGGTTATGAGCCGTCGTTAGTGAAACTTTGACATGACGCACCTGCGCAATTTGGGCACGGCCGTTTTCGAATGGCGGCCAGGCCGGCTGGCGCAGCACGGAGGGGCGCTGCTTGGCTGGATGATGCTGCGCGCCGCCGCACAAGCCGGCACCGTCGTGTTGCTGGCGCGCACGCTTGCTGTGCAGACCTACGGTGAGTTCGTTGCGGTGATCGCCGTGGCCGGTTTTGTCGTCCCATTGGCAGGGCTGGGTCTGTCCAACATGGTGTTGCGCAACGTGGCGCGCGATCCACAGGCCGCGCCGTGGTACCTCGAACGTGCCGTCACCACCTGGACCCGGACGCTGCTGCCGTTGTCCGCCGCCGCTATCGGCATCGCACTTTTGCTGATCCCCAAAGGCTTGCCAGTAGCCGCCATGGCAGCCGCCATCTGCGGCGAACTGCTGGCGTCCTCACTCACCGAACTGGCCGGACGCTACCGCCAAGCGCAGCATCGGCACCACGCCTACGGCGCCATCAATGCCGGCCTGCCCCTGCTGCGCCTGCTTGCGCTGGGACTGTTGGTTTTCCTGACCAACCGGACGGACATCGCCTCCGTCCTCTGGACATTCACTGCCGCCAGCGTGGTGTATGCCCTGCTGCTGTGGCCGGTGGTGCGCACTGTGGCGTCGGTCGTCGCGGAGGACGCGACGGAAGCCATGCCGGTGCGCAGCGGGCTGCCGTTCAGTGCATCCGCACTGGCCATGCGCCTGCAGGGCGAGTTCAACAAACCAGTGCTGGCGCATGCGGGCTTCGGGCTTGCCGGCAGCTACAACATCGCGCAGCGCGCGGTGGACATGGCCAGCCTTCCTTTGCAGGCGCTACAGGAAGCCCTTTGGCCCAAGCTCTATGCACAAGCGAACCCGCTCCCGCAGCTGCGCCGAACCGGTGCTGCACTGCTGTTGATGGCACTGGCCATGGGGGCGCTGGTCTGGCTGGCCGCGCCACTGCTCCCGCTCCTGGTGGGTAACGCTCATGAGGACGCCGTCCGCGTACTACGCATGCTGGCTTGGCTGCCGCTGCTTCAAGTAGGCCGGTCCCTGCTCAATTTCCACGCCATTCACCACGGTCACATGCAGCACATCAGCTGGGCCTACATCCTCGGCGGTGGCGTCAGCGTCTGCGTCGTGGCCGCACTGGTGCCCGCCCACGGGATGGCAGGCGCGGTGATCGCCAGCTACATTGCAGAAACCACCATGAGCCTGGCATTGCTGGGCTTCGCAATGCGCGCATCGCGCTGACGCCGACCTACTGGATAGCCCATGCAAGTCGCAGATCGTCTCCGCAACTCCAGACTGCTGCGTCGCCCCTTGCTGGCCGCCAGCAGAACGCTGTTTTCATTGCTCCGCGGCGGCCCCCCCCTCCTGCGCAGGGCCGCCTACGACGCGATGCCGGTGCCCTATCTGGTGGCCGGACACCCGGAGCACTTCGTGGTATCCACGGCCGACAAGGTCATCGGGCGGGAGGTGTTTCTGCACGGGGAATTCGACTTCGCAAAGCTCCAGACCGCCTTGGCCATTCTGGGGCGGGAGGGGCGCCCAGCCCCCACTCACCTGATCGACGTCGGCGCGAACATCGGCACCATCACCATTCCGGCGCTAAAACGCGGACTCATCCAGACTGCCACCGCCATCGAACCGCACCCCCACAACCTCCGGCTGCTGCGCGCCAACATCGCGCTGAATGGGCTGGAGGATCGCGTCACCGTGCTGGCGCAGGCAGTCGGCGACCGCAGCGGCGTCACACTGCACCTCCACGAATCCGCCACGAACAGCGGGAATCACAGCATCGGCGCAGAAGGCATCCCGGTCTCTTCATCCAAGCTGGACGATCTAGACCTTCCATCGGCACCTAGCCTGCTCTGGATGGATATCGAAGGCTATGAGGGGCATGCACTCACCGGCGCTGGGCGGCTGCTCAGCACGGGGACTCCGGCGGTATGCGAGTTCAACCCCACATATCTTGAGCATTCCGGAGGACTTGAATTACTTAAAAAAGCAACTCTGGGTTACGAAATTTTCGACCTTAAGTCACCAAATAGCACAAGCACTTCCCTCGATAAGGTTAATAATAAATATCGCACTATCAACGAATTTACAGACATACTACTAATCAAACCAAGGTAGAGCTGTGCGCATAATATTTTTTACCCCACAACTATCAAGTGGTGGCGCACAACAAGTTGCGATATTACTTTCTTCCGCCATGGCATCACTGGGCCACGAGGTCACGATTGCACCTCCCTCGCTAGCGGGCGAGCTGGCGTCAAAAGTGAATCGACATTGCTCATTATTTGACCTGAAATCAAGCAAACCCATCAAAGCTCGGCGAAATCTCGCAGCGCTTGTAAACGAACTAAATCCGGATGCCGTCATTTGCTTTGGAATCTATACTGGAATTGCAGCCGCCTTGTCCAGCCTGAGCTGGCGCAATACCCCAGCCCTAGTAATTCGCAACGAAAACAACCTGCACATCGATTGGCAGCAAGGCACTTGGCTCAATCGAATTATTGGCCCCCACCTGTCCCGCTGGGCCGCACGAAAGGCGCACGTGATCGCGGTATCTCAATCACTCGCCCAGCCGACGGCTGATTTTCTTCGCATCCCATCATCACGACTGACCACGATCCTCAACCCGGTCATCGATGACTCGGCGCCACAAATCACTGGGACGGAGGAGACACTGCATCCATGGCTAAGGGATAAATCTGTCCCCACATTCGTTGCGATGGGGCGACTGGAACATCAAAAAGGATTCGACGTGCTCATTGACGCGTTCTCGCGCGCAAGAAAGAGGACCGATGCACGCTTGATCATCTTTGGGAAGGGGGCACTTCGTGACACCCTACAAAATCAAATCGCATCCTGCGGAATGAACGAATCCATATGCCTCGCAGGCTTCACGCCGCACGCCATCTCCCAGATGTCTGCTGCACATGCTTTTGTGCTCAGCTCGCGCTTTGAAGGCTTCGGCCTGGTGCTAGTGGAAGCGATGTTGGCGGGTACGAAAGTGATATCCACGAGCTGTGATTTCGGCCCGTCTGAGCTGCTGGAAGATGGACGCTATGGGAAGCTAGTCCCCGTCGATGACGCCCAAGCGCTTGCCGATGCCATATTGCAATCCATCAAGGAGCCATGGACCGCCGAGCGCCCCAGCGAGCAATGGTTTTCACAGTTCACAGCATCCGAAGCCGCACGCCAGCATCTCGCGTTGATCGAAAAATTACGCAGCGACTCGGGCAATTTCAGCTAACGCCCTGATTGGCACCAGCGAGCGGTAGCGCAATGCCCGAAGGCAAGCACGGGCAATCAACGCCGGCAATTTCGTGGCGCACATCACCCACCTTTGGAATCCCGCGCCCGCAAGCTTGCGCACCAACATCCAGTGCGACCCGACCAGAAAACGCTCGTAGGCCGCACTGGCCTGCCCGCTGCTGGCAGATCCGGCGTGGCGCAACCAGACCTCATCCAGCAACACCAGCGCCCCGCCCTGCCTGCGCCAGCGCCATGACAGCTCGACGTCCTCGCCGTACATGAAGAAGTCCTCGTCGAACAAGGGCGAAGCGTGGTCGGTACGTCGCACCAGCAGGCAACAACCGCTGAGGTAGGCAACGCTGCCCGGCAACGGGCGACCGGTCACCAGCGCCAGCCATCGTTGGTAGTACAGCCACCCCTGAATTTGGCCACCCTGGAGAATTCGGGGGGCCACCAGCGCCGGTACGGTACTGTCGCGGGGCAGCGCGGCAAGCAGCGCCGCACGCATGCCGGGCAATACCTCCGCATCGTTGTTGACCAGCAGGAGGGGGCCGGCATGGCCCCTGCGCTCCAGCTCGGACAGGGCGGCATTCATGCCCTTGCCGAACCCGAGGTTGGTTTGATTGGCGACAAGCTGCACGCGCGGCTCCCCGGCGTAGCGGGCGGCAAGCGCCCGCAGGCTGTACCCCTCGTCCGCGGAGTTGTCCCAAACCAGAACCGGCGCCCACCCATCGGCCAGCAGGCTGTCGATGCACCTTGCGGTCAGTTCCGGCTTCCGGAAGTGGATGGTGATGGCGGCGGTCATGCGTTCCCTTCCAGAAGGTCGTGATACGTCTGGATATAGGCGTCGCCCATCTTGCTTTCCCGGAAATGGGCCGCGGCCATCTCGCGCGCAGCAGCACCGCACGCAAGGCGCAGCTGCCGATCCGTCGCCATGGCTCGTGCAGCCTCTGCAAATGCCAGAACTTCCTCTCGCTTGCACAGCAGGCCCGTTCTGCCATGCGCAACTACCTCTTCGACGGACGTCCCCTGCATCGCAATGACAGACAGGCCGCAAGCCATAGCCTCGATGGCAACCAACGGCAGCCCCTCGCTACGCGACGGGAACAGAAACGCATCCGCACCTTGCATCGCAGCAACTACCTGCGGCCCTGTCAGGCGCCCCACGTCATGCATGTTTGACGGCATGGTGAGCTTGTCTTTTTCCGCCGCCGGGCCGCCGGTGTACTGCAATTCAAATTCGCCCCCCAACTCACGCATGATCGGGGCCAGCAGATCCACGCCTTTACGCGCCATCCAGCTGCCGACATAGAGCAGACGAAACGGTTCACCCGGTTGCCGCACGCGGTTTCCGGGCCGAAACACCTCCGTATCGATGCCGTTGTAGATGACCTCCATCGGCACATCACACAGGGTCTGGCGGGCCATCTCGGCCACGAAGCGACTGACAGCCACTACCCGGTCGGCCCGGCGCAAGACACGGCGTTCAATGGGCGCAATCCACCAGCGGTGATAGGCGGCGCGCAACCATCCCTTGTAAGGCTTCAATGCCGGGTCGTGGATCGAATGGTGCAGCGTCGCCACGACCGGCAATTGCCGGGGGATGAAGCGCGGATGCAGCCAGGTATTGATGTGGCAGACCGTCGCCCATTCCGGCGCCTTGGGCACGCGCACCGTCCAAGGCGCGTACTCCGCGCGTAGCGGCAACCATGTGATTTCTGCGCGCAGGCCACGCGCCCGCAGTCCAGCTACCAACCGCTCGGTGAACACGTCGGTGCCGGTGCATGTGCGTACGGCGGGAAACCAGATGGCGGGCGCGCTATCGGCCATGGCCGCTCTTCTCGATACGATAGATCAAGGTAGGGATGAGCCCACGGAATCGTTTGAGCAGATTATCTGGAACCCGCCTCAACAATCGGGTCGCCAGCGCGCCCGGCCGCTCGATATCCAGCGTTTCCCGCAGTCCTTCAACGCAGATATTCCGATAGCTCACACCCGCTGTCGCCAGCATTGCCTCGATCTGCGCCAGCTCCAGCGGCTCGCAATCGTAAAGATCGCCTTTTCCTGACCATCGAAGGTAAGGCGTGCGCCACGGCTTCGGCAGCCAGCTGAGAAACTTCAGGCGGTAGTGCGGCTCGGTCAGCATCCAGCGGTTGGGTACGGCCAGATAGACACAACCACCGGCTCTCAACACACGGCGGATCTCGCGCAAGTGCGTCAGTTGCGCCTCCTTGTCACCTACATGCTCGATGACGTGATTGCTGATCACCACGTCGAATCTAGCGTCTTCGAACGGGAGTTCGACGCCCTGCACCGGGATGTAGTCGTAGCCTGCGTGAACCTGCCGATTGTCGTGCACATCTACCGCGGTGACATTGCAGGACAGGGTTGGATGCGTTCCGAAATAATGTGCAATTCCACCGGAGCCAGTCCCGATCTCCAGCAACTCCAGCGGATTTGCCCCGGGCTTCAGGCCCAACAGGCGCTCGATCTTGAGTGCCTTGGGCTTGCGCGATGCCAGATCGGTGACGGCATGTGCTTGGCGGTTCATATGTCAGCCGCCTGCATCGCATCCGCGGCCCCACCACCGATGCTCAGGCTGGTCCGCAGGGATGCACCGAACCGCAGCCAGGCAAACTGCCGGGCGAAGTCCTGCGCGCGTGTACGCCATGCGCCTTCGCCATCACGCAACACGGCGAGCGCGGCATCGCGCAAGCCATCGTAATCGCCAGGGGCGATCAGCCTCCCGGAACGCCCTTCCGCCACTGCATCCACGATGCCTCCTGTGGCGAAGGCGACGGTCGGCAGGCCATGCGCCGCGGCTTCGATGGCCACCATGCCGAAACCCTCAGGGTCGCCCGGCAGTTCGCGGACCGGGAACACATGCAGGGCCGCGGATTCGTACGCACAGGCAAGCGCTTGCGGATCGGTGATGACGCCCAGGAAGCGGAGGTGCCGGCCGACGCCCGCGGCATCCGCCGTGGCCTGGATGCTGTCGCGGGATTGCACGCCCGCCAGCAGGGAGTCGGTCGGCGCATCGCCAATCACGGCAAGCACGACATCCGGTGCCGCGTGCACGATGCCCGGCAAGGCGTTGCGAACGAACTCCAGCAGCCCCTTGCGGCGGGTCAACCGGCCGATGGACAGCAGTACACGGGCGTCCCCTAGAGCGTGCTGTTCGCGAAACCGCTGCAGGGCTTCAGGCGCCTGCGGCGCTTCTGGCAAGGTCACGCCGGGATGCACGATGCGCAGCCTATCCTCGCTGACACCCAGCGCGCAGACCAAGTCCGCGGTAGGCCGGCTGTTGGCG from Thermomonas sp. XSG encodes the following:
- a CDS encoding glycosyltransferase, whose protein sequence is MRIIFFTPQLSSGGAQQVAILLSSAMASLGHEVTIAPPSLAGELASKVNRHCSLFDLKSSKPIKARRNLAALVNELNPDAVICFGIYTGIAAALSSLSWRNTPALVIRNENNLHIDWQQGTWLNRIIGPHLSRWAARKAHVIAVSQSLAQPTADFLRIPSSRLTTILNPVIDDSAPQITGTEETLHPWLRDKSVPTFVAMGRLEHQKGFDVLIDAFSRARKRTDARLIIFGKGALRDTLQNQIASCGMNESICLAGFTPHAISQMSAAHAFVLSSRFEGFGLVLVEAMLAGTKVISTSCDFGPSELLEDGRYGKLVPVDDAQALADAILQSIKEPWTAERPSEQWFSQFTASEAARQHLALIEKLRSDSGNFS
- a CDS encoding glycosyltransferase family 4 protein, with the translated sequence MERLNWHIADELSRRAQVQVIGPQGSAALKPANIGLSEVPLRPLPRFLLASAWRALRLARRQRPQVVLAGSGLTAPAAWLAARACGARAAAYVHGLDVAVRHPVYRAFWYPVLRRMDVVVANSRPTADLVCALGVSEDRLRIVHPGVTLPEAPQAPEALQRFREQHALGDARVLLSIGRLTRRKGLLEFVRNALPGIVHAAPDVVLAVIGDAPTDSLLAGVQSRDSIQATADAAGVGRHLRFLGVITDPQALACAYESAALHVFPVRELPGDPEGFGMVAIEAAAHGLPTVAFATGGIVDAVAEGRSGRLIAPGDYDGLRDAALAVLRDGEGAWRTRAQDFARQFAWLRFGASLRTSLSIGGGAADAMQAADI
- a CDS encoding glycosyltransferase family 4 protein, whose protein sequence is MADSAPAIWFPAVRTCTGTDVFTERLVAGLRARGLRAEITWLPLRAEYAPWTVRVPKAPEWATVCHINTWLHPRFIPRQLPVVATLHHSIHDPALKPYKGWLRAAYHRWWIAPIERRVLRRADRVVAVSRFVAEMARQTLCDVPMEVIYNGIDTEVFRPGNRVRQPGEPFRLLYVGSWMARKGVDLLAPIMRELGGEFELQYTGGPAAEKDKLTMPSNMHDVGRLTGPQVVAAMQGADAFLFPSRSEGLPLVAIEAMACGLSVIAMQGTSVEEVVAHGRTGLLCKREEVLAFAEAARAMATDRQLRLACGAAAREMAAAHFRESKMGDAYIQTYHDLLEGNA
- a CDS encoding glycosyltransferase, whose amino-acid sequence is MTAAITIHFRKPELTARCIDSLLADGWAPVLVWDNSADEGYSLRALAARYAGEPRVQLVANQTNLGFGKGMNAALSELERRGHAGPLLLVNNDAEVLPGMRAALLAALPRDSTVPALVAPRILQGGQIQGWLYYQRWLALVTGRPLPGSVAYLSGCCLLVRRTDHASPLFDEDFFMYGEDVELSWRWRRQGGALVLLDEVWLRHAGSASSGQASAAYERFLVGSHWMLVRKLAGAGFQRWVMCATKLPALIARACLRALRYRSLVPIRALAEIARVAA
- a CDS encoding class I SAM-dependent methyltransferase translates to MNRQAHAVTDLASRKPKALKIERLLGLKPGANPLELLEIGTGSGGIAHYFGTHPTLSCNVTAVDVHDNRQVHAGYDYIPVQGVELPFEDARFDVVISNHVIEHVGDKEAQLTHLREIRRVLRAGGCVYLAVPNRWMLTEPHYRLKFLSWLPKPWRTPYLRWSGKGDLYDCEPLELAQIEAMLATAGVSYRNICVEGLRETLDIERPGALATRLLRRVPDNLLKRFRGLIPTLIYRIEKSGHGR